In Arachis hypogaea cultivar Tifrunner chromosome 2, arahy.Tifrunner.gnm2.J5K5, whole genome shotgun sequence, a genomic segment contains:
- the LOC112756967 gene encoding putative disease resistance RPP13-like protein 1: MAAKLEGGGAYLSSFVDAVLEKLSSVLYDDSSFERNNLLGRLEKSLYDVGPVLDDAEQKQFTNEKVKSWLDDLQDALYKADDLLDELSTEAAIATQRDPGNSYSWSHAVDSYINYSSGKEKVVQRLEYVVARKNLLHLKESAKVDMSSWRTPSTSLVVSSDIFGRDNDKEEIIKLLLNDTCHAQSPVTVIPIVGLGGIGKTTLAQLVYNDAKVVKNFDLKVWVCVAENFDPVNLTRIILKKITSCSCDTDDFESLQTDLKDKLEGKRFLVVLDDVWDDREDIWEDILKPFRYENNGSKILLTTRSEKVASVFTATNQHYQLRLLSDQDCWSVFFKHSSLSINSKQYATLEPIGRKIVEKCKGLPLALKTLGGLLRHKYNVEDWENILESEIWELPEDKSKIVPALRVSYHYLPSSLKRCFVYCSLYPQDYQFDKNELILLWMAENLLQPREKHTLEDIGCAYFDELVARSFFQPSSTDPRLFVMHDLMHDLATSFAKKFYFRVKEIDSPQKICIITRHLSYTTRDRILSLGEDYNRAEDVRTFLNVDVHFGKIDIDNEVSPLLLQKRCLRVLSFKCFSIDSLPKSIDKLIHLRYLDLSYTPIVRLSESLCKLYNLQTLKLSYCKLEMLPSRMQDLVNLHHLDIRGNSLIEMPKGMSKLHNLNFLSGYIVGEHEENGIEGLEALDNIHGSLCISKLENVNNSRKAFEAKMGNKKHVDSLELIWRPFRDAVDVQTERDILHELQPHRNLKELSIQNYGGEIFPNWLGLSCYSNITTLRMNGCKNCRQLPSLGQLPSLQRLEFSELDGLEIIGCEFYSSDESFQQETPFKSLETLIFKYMSSWREWHFPDKFDGFPKLRSLSMRHCPVLTGDLPAHLPALEELLIVRCEELACSLPRQPKLHRLLVKGTVAFMGAEPNEAVIEETRLAQFVLECLPHVQPPGPQTLNIKECSSAISISVDYLPPSLQYLTISDCSKFTFSDQLQHKFLTEIVVDGCESLPLFPLAALPNLKRLSIESCENMEYIEVAEALPRLYYLQIAVCPRLVSFPALGLAAAAPHLEELEIWHCPEIDSLGEESLPLSLASISIINCQKLGGWITSRGFQGQGLTQLILKQWNDVKSFPREGCLPASLQSLHLSEFPNLETLDCKGLHQFTSLQQLTIVLCPKLENITDEKLPDSITKLRIKGECPLRSKLEEMNDPRIQSETDDDTERGAYPDYESVSDYESS, encoded by the exons ATGGCTGCAAAACTTGAAGGTGGTGGAGCTTATCTCTCTTCCTTTGTAGATGCTGTTTTAGAGAAGCTGTCTTCAGTACTCTACGACGACTCATCCTTCGAAAGGAACAACTTGCTTGGAAGATTGGAGAAAAGTTTGTATGATGTTGGACCTGTTCTTGATGATGCTGAGCAGAAGCAGTTCACTAACGAGAAAGTCAAGAGTTGGCTTGATGATCTCCAAGATGCTCTCTATAAGGCTGATGACTTGCTCGATGAACTCTCCACTGAAGCTGCCATTGCCACCCAAAGGGATCCAGGTAACTCTTATTCCTGGTCTCATGCGGTTGattcatatattaattatagtAGTGGCAAGGAAAAAGTAGTTCAAAGACTAGAGTATGTTGTAGCACGCAAAAATTTACTTCATCTGAAGGAGAGTGCCAAGGTGGACATGTCATCATGGAGAACTCCATCCACATCTCTAGTTGTAAGTTCCGACATATTTGGTCGGGACAATGACAAGGAGGAGATAATCAAATTGTTACTAAATGATACTTGTCATGCTCAATCACCTGTCACTGTGATCCCCATTGTGGGTTTGGGTGGAATAGGAAAAACTACTTTGGCTCAATTGGTTTacaatgatgccaaagtggtgaAAAATTTTGACCTTAAAGTGTGGGTGTGTGTTGCTGAAAACTTTGATCCTGTTAACCTTACACGGATTATACTAAAGAAAATAACTTCTTGTTCTTGTGACACCGATGACTTCGAATCACTTCAAACTGATTTGAAGGATAAGTTGGAAGGGAAGAGATTCTTAGTTGTTTTAGATGACGTCTGGGATGATCGAGAGGACATATGGGAGGATATTCTAAAACCTTTTCGGTACGAGAATAATGGAAGTAAAATTCTCTTAACAACCCGTAGTGAAAAGGTTGCTTCTGTTTTCACAGCTACTAATCAACATTACCAACTGCGTTTATTGTCTGATCAAGACTGTTGGTCGGTGTTTTTTAAGCATTCATCTCTTTCTATTAATTCTAAACAATATGCAACTCTAGAACCAATCGGTAGAAAAATTGTTGAAAAGTGTAAGGGGCTACCTTTGGCATTGAAGACACTCGGAGGTTTATTGCGCCACAAGTATAATGTAGAGGACTGGGAGAATATACTTGAAAGTGAAATTTGGGAACTCCCAGAAGATAAGAGTAAGATTGTTCCTGCATTAAGAGTTAGTTATCACTATCTTCCTTCATCTTTAAAGCGGTGCTTTGTCTATTGCTCATTATATCCTCAAGATTATCAATTTGACAAAAATGAATTAATCTTGCTATGGATGGCTGAAAATCTTTTACAACCTAGGGAAAAACACACATTAGAAGATATTGGTTGTGCATATTTTGATGAATTAGTTGCAAGGTCATTTTTTCAACCTTCTAGTACTGATCCTAGATTATTTGTAATGCACGATCTCATGCATGATCTAGCAACATCATTTGCTAAGAAATTCTATTTTAGAGTCAAAGAAATTGATAGTCCACAAAAGATTTGCATCATAACTCGTCATTTGTCATATACTACAAGGGATCGAATCTTAAGTCTTGGAGAGGACTACAATAGAGCAGAAGATGTGAGAACATTTCTAAATGTTGATGTTCATTTTGGAaaaattgatattgataatgaagTTTCGCCCTTGCTTCTACAAAAGAGGTGTTTAAGAGTTTTGTCATTTAAATGTTTTTCTATTGATTCATTGCCCAAATCAATAGATAAACTGATCCATTTGCGTTATTTGGATCTCTCTTACACACCTATTGTGAGATTGTCTGAGTCATTGTGTAAATTATACAATCTCCAAACGTTGAAGTTGAGTTATTGTAAGCTTGAGATGCTTCCTAGCCGCATGCAAGATCTTGTGAACCTGCACCATCTTGATATTCGAGGAAATTCGTTGATAGAGATGCCGAAGGGAATGAGCAAATTACATAATCTAAACTTCTTAAGTGGTTATATTGTCGGTGAGCATGAAGAGAATGGGATAGAGGGATTGGAAGCACTTGATAATATTCATGGCTCACTTTGCATTTCTAAATTAGAGAATGTCAATAACAGCCGTAAAGCTTTTGAGGCAAAGATGGGTAACAAGAAGCATGTCGACAGTTTAGAGTTGATATGGAGACCATTTCGTGATGCTGTTGATGTTCAAACTGAAAGAGACATACTTCACGAGTTACAACCTCATCGAAACTTGAAAGAGTTATCGATTCAGAATTATGGGGGTGAAATATTCCCCAATTGGTTAGGCCTTTCTTGCTACTCCAATATAACCACGTTGAGAATGAATGGCTGTAAGAATTGTCGTCAGCTTCCTTCACTGGGACAGTTACCCTCTCTACAGCGTCTGGAGTTTTCCGAACTTGATGGGTTGGAGATAATTGGTTGTGAGTTTTACAGTAGCGATGAATCATTCCAGCAGGAGACACCCTTCAAATCCCTTGAAACTTTGATATTTAAGTATATGTCAAGTTGGCGGGAGTGGCATTTTCCTGACAAATTTGATGGTTTTCCAAAGCTTAGAAGCCTTTCAATGAGACACTGTCCGGTGTTAACCGGGGATCTGCCAGCTCACCTTCCAGCTCTGGAGGAACTTCTCATTGTTAGATGCGAAGAGCTTGCATGTTCACTGCCGAGACAACCCAAGCTTCATCGATTACTTGTAAAAGGTACGGTAGCTTTTATGGGGGCTGAACCGAACGAGGCAGTAATTGAAGAAACTCGGCTGGCACAGTTCGTATTGGAGTGCCTGCCCCACGTCCAACCTCCTGGTCCCcaaactttgaatatcaaggaGTGTTCGTCAGCGATATCAATTTCGGTGGATTATTTGCCTCCCTCATTACAATATCTGACAATCTCTGATTGTTCAAAGTTCACATTCTCGGATCAACTGCAACACAAGTTCCTAACGGAGATAGTTGTGGATGGATGTGAATCACTGCCGTTGTTTCCGTTGGCGGCCCTTCCAAATCTCAAGAGACTCTCAATCGAAAGTTGCGAAAACATGGAATATATTGAGGTGGCAGAGGCTCTTCCAAGACTCTATTATTTGCAGATCGCAGTCTGCCCCCGTTTAGTATCCTTTCCGGCGCTAGGCTTGGCTGCGGCTGCTCCCCACCTAGAGGAACTAGAAATATGGCATTGCCCAGAAATCGATTCTTTAGGAGAGGAGAGCCTCCCGCTGAGCTTGGCAAGTATTTCGATCATTAACTGCCAGAAACTAGGTGGGTGGATAACATCCAGGGGATTTCAGGGTCAAGGCCTTACCCAGCTTATCCTAAAACAATGGAATGATGTTAAGTCCTTCCCAAGAGAGGGTTGCCTTCCTGCTTCCCTTCAGTCACTACATTTGTCTGAATTTCCAAATCTGGAGACGCTAGACTGCAAGGGACTTCACCAATTCACCTCCCTCCAACAATTAACAATTGTTTTGTGTCCAAAGCTGGAGAATATCACAGATGAAAAGCTGCCTGACTCCATAACGAAGCTCCGCATCAAGGGAGAATGTCCATTGAGGAGTAAGCTGGAAGAGATGAACGACCCTCGGATTCAATCCGAAACTGATGACGACACAG AGAGGGGTGCATACCCAGATTATGAGTCAGTCTCAGATTATGAGTCATCTTGA
- the LOC112729741 gene encoding putative disease resistance RPP13-like protein 1: protein MAAAKLEGRAYLYSFVDAVLNKLSSLDVNSTPEAKKLADQKLLQKLRKSLRATRPVLDDAEQKQIRDQEVNKWLIDLQDALYMADDLLDELSTKAATATPTPTPTQRDPGNSSSWSHYVDSILEDSDDDELGVVTSMQDIVAKLESIVEEKDDLDLKQGVAKDLEDMSWRIQSSLLESSDIYGRNDDKEAIIKLLLDETCDDILSVISIEGIGGIGKTTLAQLVYNDARVKKKFAIKAWVCVATKFDPVNVTKAIIEDIASSPCNMVNLNSIQTELKEKLTEKTFLVVLDDVWDNHQNLWDNFLKPFLRGNKGSKILLTTRNRNVDSVVSTTNRHYKLDILSDEYCWSLFLKHSSISTSSRQYVILEQIGKKIVEKCKGLPLAVKTLGGLLRNKDNVEDWENILESKIWELPEEESKIVLALRVSYHYLPSHLKRCFVYCSLYPEDYQFGKEELIFLWMAEDFVQPIESYTLYNIGRVYFDELVARSFFQPSSKYVSLFVMHDLATFFAGKFYFRIRKFGDPHKICSKTRHLSYMINPYDPIFRLGEAYKGAIHMRTFLDVHFPHQPRGLIKLESEFWLLQLQMRCLRVLSLKCFSIESLPDSIGELIHLRYLDLSKTPIVTLPESLCKLYNLQTLKLKYCEKLEMLPSRMQDLVNLRHLDIREADSLKEMPKGMSKLKHLNFLSGYIVGKHEENGITELGALDNLHGSLCISKLENIENSREALEAKMGNKKHINILELIWRREADIVDVESARDILEELQPHRNLKVLTIIGYRGEIFPDWLGFGLSCYSNMTKLMLSSCKNCRQVPSVGQLPSLQHLEICGLDGLERIGGEFYNNAESSHQETPFRSLRRLRFHGMLRWREWHIPRDFDGFQKLKSLSIRGCPVLSGDLPTHLPALEELTIHGCEELACSLPRAPKLHQLIVKGSGFYGRAAPHEVLIEETQLAKSTLECLPHIQSPCLQRLIIDECRSAISISGDYFPDSLQFLRIRDCSKLTFSEPLQHKSLTIIRVEKCDSLTLFPLGALPNLKKLSISKCPCLASVLGLGFAAPHLEELYMRDCPEMDCFGEECLPPSLTTLEIRRCQKLERWITWRGLQSEGLTCLILEGWKEVKSFPREGCLPASLKYLHLSWFSNLETLDCKGLHQLTSLQQLTIECCPKLENITQQNLPASLSKLLVKGECPLKSKLEEVNDPRIQFEKA from the exons ATGGCTGCTGCAAAACTTGAGGGTAGAGCTTATCTTTATTCCTTTGTTGATGCTGTTTTGAACAAGCTGTCTTCACTCGATGTCAACTCAACCCCAGAAGCAAAGAAGTTAGCTGACCAGAAGTTGCTTCAAAAGCTGAGGAAGAGTCTCCGTGCAACTCGACCTGTGCTTGATGATGCTGAGCAGAAGCAGATCAGAGACCAAGAAGTCAACAAGTGGCTTATTGATCTCCAAGATGCTCTTTATATGGCTGATGACTTGCTCGATGAACTCTCCACTAAAGCTGCCACTGCCACTCCCACTCCCACTCCCACTCAGAGGGATCCAGGTAACTCTTCTTCCTGGTCTCACTATGTTGATTCAATTTTGGAAGATAGTGATGACGATGAGCTGGGGGTTGTAACTAGCATGCAAGACATAGTTGCTAAACTAGAGTCTATTGTTGAAGAGAAAGATGATCTTGATCTGAAGCAAGGGGTTGCCAAAGATTTGGAGGACATGTCATGGAGAATTCAATCATCTCTGCTTGAAAGTTCTGATATATATGGCAGGAACGATGACAAGGAGGCCATCATAAAATTGTTACTAGATGAAACTTGTGATGATATATTGTCTGTGATCTCTATAGAAGGTATAGGTGGAATTGGAAAGACTACTTTGGCTCAGTTGGTTTACAACGATGCCAGAGTGAAGAAGAAGTTTGCCATTAAAGCATGGGTGTGTGTTGCAACAAAATTTGACCCTGTTAATGTTACCAAGGCTATAATAGAAGACATAGCTTCTTCTCCTTGTAATATGGTTAACTTGAATTCAATTCAAACAGAATTGAAGGAAAAGTTAACTGAAAAGACATTCTTGGTAGTTTTAGATGATGTCTGGGATAATCATCAAAATTTGTGGGACAATTTTCTAAAACCTTTTTTGAGAGGGAACAAAGGAAGTAAAATTCTTTTAACTACTCGTAATAGAAATGTTGATTCTGTAGTGTCAACTACGAATAGACATTACAAATTAGATATATTGTCCGACGAATATTGCTGGTCTTTGTTTTTGAAACATTCATCTATTTCTACTAGTTCTAGACAATATGTAATCTTAGAACAAATTGgtaaaaaaattgttgaaaaatgtAAGGGATTACCTTTGGCTGTAAAGACACTTGGGGGTTTATTGCGTAATAAGGATAATGTAGAAGACTGGGAGAATATACTAGAAAGTAAAATTTGGGAGCTTCCTGAAGAGGAGAGTAAGATTGTTCTTGCATTAAGAGTTAGTTATCACTATCTTCCATCACATTTAAAGCGGTGTTTTGTTTATTGCTCATTATATCCCGAGGATTATCAATTTGGCAAAGAGGAATTAATCTTCTTGTGGATGGCTGAAGATTTCGTACAACCAATAGAAAGTTACACATTATACAATATTGGTCGTGTATATTTTGATGAATTAGTTGCGAGGTCGTTTTTTCAGCCTTCTAGTAAATATGTTAGCTTATTTGTCATGCATGATTTAGCAACATTTTTTGCTGGAAAGTTTTATTTCAGaatcagaaaatttggagatccACATAAGATTTGCAGCAAAACTCGTCATTTGTCATATATGATAAATCCTTATGATCCAATCTTCAGACTTGGAGAGGCCTATAAGGGAGCAATACATATGAGAACCTTTTTGGATGTACATTTTCCTCATCAGCCTCGTGGATTAATTAAGTTAGAAAGTGAATTTTGGCTCTTACAATTACAAATGAGGTGTTTAAGAGTTTTGTCACTTAAATGTTTTTCTATTGAGTCGTTGCCGGATTCAATAGGTGAGTTGATCCATTTGCGTTATTTGGATCTCTCTAAAACACCTATTGTCACATTACCTGAATCATTGTGTAAATTATACAATCTCCAAACATTGAAGTTGAAGTATTGTGAGAAGTTAGAGATGCTTCCCAGCCGCATGCAAGATCTTGTGAACCTACGCCATCTTGATATCAGAGAAGCTGATTCTTTAAAAGAGATGCCAAAAGGAATGAGCAAGTTAAAGCATCTGAACTTCTTAAGTGGTTATATTGTGGGAAAGCATGAGGAGAACGGGATAACAGAATTGGGAGCACTTGACAATCTTCATGGCTCACTTTGCATCTCCAAGTTAGAGAACATCGAGAACAGCCGTGAAGCTTTGGAGGCGAAGATGGGTAACAAGAAGCACATCAACATTTTAGAATTGATATGGCGTAGAGAAGCTGATATTGTTGATGTTGAAAGTGCAAGAGATATACTTGAGGAGTTACAACCTCACCGAAACTTGAAAGTGTTAACAATTATTGGTTATAGGGGTGAAATATTCCCCGATTGGTTAGGCTTCGGTCTTTCTTGCTACTCCAATATGACTAAATTGATGCTGAGTAGTTGTAAGAATTGCCGTCAGGTTCCTTCAGTGGGACAGTTACCCTCTCTGCAGCATCTGGAGATATGTGGACTTGATGGGTTGGAGAGAATTGGTGGTGAGTTTTACAACAACGCCGAATCATCTCATCAGGAGACACCCTTCAGATCTCTTCGAAGGCTGAGATTTCATGGAATGCTTCGCTGGCGAGAGTGGCATATTCCTCGTGACTTCGATGGATTTCAGAAACTTAAAAGCCTTTCAATACGAGGCTGTCCGGTGTTAAGTGGAGACCTGCCAACTCACCTTCCGGCTCTGGAGGAACTTACCATTCATGGATGCGAAGAGCTTGCGTGTTCACTTCCGAGGGCTCCCAAGCTTCACCAATTAATTGTAAAGGGTTCTGGGTTCTACGGGAGGGCGGCACCGCACGAGGTATTAATTGAAGAAACCCAGCTGGCGAAGTCCACATTGGAGTGCCTGCCGCACATCCAATCGCCGTGTCTCCAACGTTTGATTATCGACGAGTGTAGGTCAGCAATATCAATTTCAGGAGATTATTTTCCCGATTCATTACAATTTCTGAGAATCCGGGATTGTTCAAAATTAACATTCTCAGAGCCACTGCAACACAAGTCGCTAACGATTATACGTGTGGAAAAATGTGATTCACTGACGTTGTTTCCATTGGGGGCCCTTCCAAATCTCAAGAAACTCTCAATCTCAAAATGCCCCTGTTTAGCATCCGTGCTGGGGCTAGGCTTTGCTGCGCCACACCTAGAGGAACTGTATATGCGGGATTGCCCAGAAATGGATTGTTTTGGAGAGGAGTGCCTCCCGCCGAGCTTGACAACTCTTGAGATCAGAAGATGCCAGAAACTAGAGAGGTGGATAACTTGGAGGGGTTTGCAGAGTGAAGGCCTTACCTGTCTTATCCTTGAAGGCTGGAAGGAAGTTAAGTCGTTCCCGAGAGAGGGTTGCCTTCCTGCTTCCCTCAAGTATCTACATTTGTCGTGGTTTTCAAATCTGGAGACGCTAGACTGCAAGGGCCTTCACCAACTCACCTCCCTCCAACAATTAACAATTGAATGCTGTCCAAAGCTGGAGAATATCACACAACAAAACCTGCCTGCCTCCTTATCAAAACTCCTCGTCAAGGGAGAATGTCCATTGAAGAGTAAGCTGGAAGAGGTGAACGACCCACGAATTCAATTCGAAAAAG CCTAG
- the LOC112757013 gene encoding protein PROTON GRADIENT REGULATION 5, chloroplastic, translating to MATSVSATGCVGSSFYGSWGSSMAGEEYSMLAKSSQVRFGRKKGLRMQPMMKNVNEGKGIFAPIVVVTRNIIGKKRFNQLRGKAIALHSQVITEFCKSIGADAKQRQGLIRLAKKNGEWLGFLA from the exons ATGGCTACTTCAGTTTCTGCAACTGGGTGCGTTGGTTCATCGTTCTATGGAAGTTGGGGAAGTTCCATGGCAGGTGAAGAATATAGTATGCTGGCAAAATCGTCGCAAGTTCGATTTGGAAGGAAAAAAGGTTTGAGGATGCAACCAATGATGAAGAATGTGAATGAAGGGAAAGGAATCTTTGCTCCTATTGTGGTTGTCACACGCAACATCATTGGCAAGAAGCGTTTCAACCAACTTAGAGGCAAAGCCATTGCTTTACACTCTCAG GTAATTACTGAATTCTGCAAATCAATAGGAGCTGATGCAAAACAGAGACAGGGGCTGATAAGGTTAGCCAAGAAGAATGGAGAATGGCTTGGATTTCTTGCATGA
- the LOC112757020 gene encoding uncharacterized protein, producing the protein MAKLVKFCSIQVSHYPDPEIQYGFFLRIAESMNCPSFKFHDQPSLRSQETSLPQPFPAPSQQRLLAPPPSPSHSQSREQAPPSPANQCLAATPPSRASQQCLPAASDQPPSSAGPAPSSMQHLPTPNTRYGGSNSSKSRQHNRQHPRSTQHLATSTQQPIQVNMEPEPFIQVWG; encoded by the exons ATGGCAAAACTTGTCAAATTTTGTTCTATACAGGTTTCTCATTATCCAGACCCTGAAATTCAATATGGTTTTTTTCTCAGAATTGCTGAATCTATGAACTGCCCTTCATTCAAGTTTCATGATCAACCATCTCTG CGCAGCCAAGAAACCTCATTACCCCAACCCTTCCCAGCCCCCTCCCAGCAGCGCCTCCTAGCCCCGCCTCCCAGCCCCTCCCACTCCCAGTCCCGCGAACAAGCGCCTCCCAGTCCCGCGAACCAGTGCCTCGCAGCAACGCCTCCCAGCCGCGCCTCGCAGCAATGCCTCCCAGCAGCGTCGGACCAGCCACCCAGTAGCGCCGGACCAGCCCCTTCCAGCATGCAGCACCTCCCAACACCGAACACCAGATATGGAGGATCCAACTCATCCAAGTCAa GGCAGCACAACAGACAGCACCCACGATCAACACAGCACCTTGCCACTTCCACCCAGCAGCCGATTCAAGTGAATATGGAGCCCGAGCCATTTATTCAG GTTTGGGGCTGA